One part of the Algibacter sp. L1A34 genome encodes these proteins:
- a CDS encoding DEAD/DEAH box helicase family protein: MLESFRFLEFNFPWRSYQANLLKHFNTHIEDNHFHVIAPPGSGKTILGIEIIRKLNKKTLVLAPTLTIRNQWENRLQTFFTRDEDFEPFSFDLKAPKDITFSTYQSLHAFYKTFEDKNDYYAFFKKHNIQTLVLDEAHHLKNAWWTCLIDLKENIPFHLVALTATPPYDSDRTEVAKYFKLCGDIDDEIAVPDLVRETDLCPHQDFVYFSKPEDLEINFIVEYREKIATFKDELIEDEIFISFLKAHRFYKSPKYHLEAIYSNTEYFSVILIFLNACGISIEKEKLELLGFEGDETIQFPELQLEWLGVLFQNLLVSDRELLIDHEVYLMRLEKKLRQLDVFRKRRVDFIGENLLYKSLSNSPSKLKSIVDIVKAERENLKEDLRCVILTDYIRKEFLNSQKELINSIGVMPIFQFIRSSCSHKEDLAVLSGSLVVVHKNLLVAFDKIESCDDFSFSPLEIDADFLVVSSKIKTKNSIVSIITKLFEDGDIKVLVGTKSLLGEGWDAPSINSLILASFIGSFVSSNQMRGRAIRKDADKPDKTGNIWHLACVDITDASGGRDVEVLKRRFDAFVGVTNNDVPFISNGIDRLNFPEHFLEEDIDVLNEVTLKRAKNRSETTKKWQDSIGKGTRLTKDVRLFYIGDKPFTRQRQLYYFDAIRFFVVELMLAVSVFYVEFILRGINLVVQRGVLYFIYAFLAAFLFSFGLKLYRAIMLYIKHGYLYKKIQNMGLSILDTMVELNYITTNKEELIVTSNLVNKGDVSCSLLGGNAYESTVFSKALSEIINPIDSPRYLIIKSSFFRKRLDIENFYPVPEIFGDKKAKALVFQKNWNTHIGKSKLFYTRHKEGRRLLLKARLAHVHNAFKKVSKQVMVWK, translated from the coding sequence TTGCTCGAATCATTTCGATTTTTAGAATTTAACTTTCCTTGGCGAAGTTATCAGGCTAATTTGCTAAAACACTTCAATACTCATATTGAGGACAATCATTTTCATGTTATTGCACCTCCAGGATCTGGGAAAACCATTCTAGGCATTGAAATTATTAGAAAATTAAATAAGAAAACTTTGGTTTTGGCTCCAACCTTAACTATTAGAAATCAATGGGAAAACCGCTTACAAACCTTTTTTACTAGAGATGAAGATTTCGAGCCGTTTTCTTTCGATTTAAAAGCGCCTAAAGATATTACCTTTTCTACTTACCAATCGTTACATGCTTTTTACAAAACGTTCGAAGATAAAAATGATTATTACGCCTTTTTCAAAAAGCATAATATTCAAACATTGGTTTTAGATGAAGCGCATCATTTAAAAAATGCATGGTGGACCTGCTTAATTGATTTAAAAGAAAATATTCCGTTTCATTTAGTGGCCTTAACCGCCACGCCACCTTATGATAGCGATAGAACGGAAGTTGCTAAATATTTTAAGCTATGTGGAGACATAGACGATGAAATCGCGGTACCAGATTTAGTTAGAGAAACCGATTTATGTCCGCATCAAGATTTTGTTTACTTTTCTAAACCTGAAGATTTAGAGATTAATTTTATAGTTGAATACAGAGAGAAAATAGCAACGTTTAAAGATGAATTAATAGAAGATGAAATTTTTATTTCTTTTTTAAAAGCCCATCGTTTTTATAAAAGTCCGAAGTATCATTTAGAAGCTATTTATAGCAATACTGAATATTTTTCGGTCATACTTATTTTTTTAAATGCCTGCGGAATTAGTATTGAAAAGGAAAAACTTGAACTTCTTGGTTTTGAGGGTGATGAAACTATTCAGTTTCCAGAGTTACAATTAGAATGGTTGGGTGTTTTATTTCAGAATTTATTAGTGTCCGATCGAGAGCTTTTGATAGATCACGAGGTGTATTTGATGAGGTTGGAAAAGAAACTCCGACAATTAGATGTGTTTCGAAAAAGAAGAGTAGATTTTATTGGTGAAAATTTGCTGTATAAATCACTGTCAAACAGCCCGAGTAAATTAAAAAGTATTGTTGATATTGTAAAGGCAGAACGCGAAAATTTAAAAGAAGATTTACGTTGCGTTATTTTAACCGATTATATTCGGAAAGAATTTTTAAACAGCCAAAAAGAACTCATAAATAGTATTGGTGTTATGCCAATATTTCAGTTTATAAGAAGTAGTTGCTCGCATAAAGAAGACCTGGCGGTGCTTTCAGGAAGCTTAGTTGTTGTGCATAAAAACCTGTTGGTGGCTTTTGATAAGATTGAAAGTTGTGATGATTTTTCCTTTTCCCCTTTAGAAATTGATGCCGATTTTTTAGTGGTATCATCTAAAATTAAAACAAAAAATAGCATTGTTAGTATTATTACAAAGCTTTTTGAAGATGGAGATATTAAAGTTCTGGTGGGTACAAAATCGTTGCTTGGTGAAGGTTGGGATGCACCTTCTATCAATAGTTTAATTTTAGCTTCCTTTATTGGTTCGTTTGTTTCATCTAATCAAATGCGCGGTCGTGCTATTAGAAAAGATGCCGATAAGCCAGATAAAACTGGGAATATTTGGCATTTGGCTTGCGTTGATATTACAGATGCAAGCGGTGGGCGAGATGTTGAAGTTTTAAAGCGACGTTTTGATGCTTTTGTAGGTGTTACCAATAATGATGTTCCGTTTATTTCTAACGGCATTGATCGTTTAAATTTTCCTGAGCATTTTTTAGAAGAAGATATTGATGTTTTAAATGAAGTGACTTTAAAACGTGCAAAAAACAGAAGTGAAACAACCAAAAAATGGCAAGACTCTATTGGTAAAGGAACAAGATTAACTAAAGATGTGAGGCTGTTTTATATAGGCGATAAACCTTTTACTAGACAGCGACAATTATATTACTTTGACGCTATTCGCTTTTTTGTAGTTGAGTTAATGCTTGCTGTTTCTGTGTTTTATGTCGAGTTTATTTTAAGAGGTATAAACCTCGTGGTACAACGTGGTGTGCTATATTTTATTTATGCCTTTCTAGCTGCTTTTTTATTTTCGTTTGGACTTAAATTATATCGTGCTATAATGCTTTATATAAAACATGGATATCTGTACAAAAAGATACAAAATATGGGCCTTTCCATATTGGATACTATGGTTGAATTGAATTATATAACAACGAATAAAGAGGAGTTAATTGTAACATCTAACCTTGTAAATAAAGGAGATGTGTCGTGTAGCTTACTTGGAGGGAATGCTTATGAAAGTACTGTGTTCTCTAAAGCATTAAGTGAAATTATAAACCCGATAGATTCACCGAGATATCTTATTATTAAAAGTAGTTTCTTCAGAAAGCGATTAGATATTGAAAATTTCTACCCGGTTCCTGAGATTTTTGGAGATAAAAAAGCGAAGGCCTTAGTTTTTCAAAAAAATTGGAACACGCATATTGGCAAAAGTAAATTGTTTTACACAAGGCATAAAGAAGGTCGAAGATTACTATTAAAAGCTAGATTGGCGCATGTGCATAATGCTTTTAAGAAAGTATCAAAACAGGTTATGGTTTGGAAGTAA
- the hemB gene encoding porphobilinogen synthase, with product MYPLRRNRRLRTNEAIRSLVRETVITPNDFLVPLFVVEGKGIKDEIASMPNYFRYSLDLLEGEIKELWSLGLKSVLLFVKVPDNLKDNKGTEALNPNGLMQRAIKTIKNVCPDMLVMTDVALDPYSSFGHDGIVQNGMIINDESAAVLSQMALTHAQAGADFVAPSDMNDGRTLQIRQLLENEGFKNTGIMSYSAKYASAFYGPFRDALDSAPVDLVDVPKDKKTYQMDCGNRIEAIRETLMDIDEGSDIVMVKPGLSYLDILRDIKNEVDVPVAVYQVSGEYAMIKAAAEKGWLNHDQVMMETTMAFKRAGADIIASYFAKDVVKILNG from the coding sequence ATGTATCCATTACGAAGAAATAGAAGATTGAGGACTAATGAAGCTATTCGTAGCTTAGTTCGAGAAACTGTAATAACTCCAAACGACTTTTTAGTACCACTTTTTGTGGTTGAAGGGAAAGGTATTAAAGATGAAATAGCATCGATGCCAAACTATTTTAGGTATAGTTTAGATTTATTAGAAGGTGAAATAAAAGAACTTTGGAGCCTTGGACTAAAATCGGTTTTACTTTTTGTAAAAGTGCCAGATAACTTAAAAGATAATAAAGGCACTGAAGCTTTAAACCCAAACGGATTAATGCAACGCGCCATTAAAACGATAAAAAACGTTTGTCCGGATATGTTAGTGATGACGGATGTTGCACTAGATCCTTATTCTTCTTTTGGACATGATGGTATCGTGCAGAATGGTATGATAATAAACGACGAGTCGGCTGCTGTATTATCGCAAATGGCTTTAACACATGCACAAGCAGGAGCCGATTTTGTTGCGCCTAGTGATATGAATGATGGCAGAACCTTACAAATTCGTCAACTATTAGAAAACGAAGGTTTTAAAAACACAGGAATTATGAGTTATTCAGCAAAATACGCATCGGCTTTTTACGGGCCTTTTCGTGATGCTCTAGACTCTGCCCCTGTTGATTTGGTTGATGTGCCAAAAGACAAAAAAACTTACCAAATGGATTGCGGAAATAGAATAGAAGCTATACGCGAAACTTTAATGGATATTGACGAAGGTTCGGATATTGTTATGGTAAAACCAGGACTTTCGTATTTAGATATTTTACGAGATATAAAAAATGAAGTAGACGTTCCTGTGGCGGTATATCAAGTTTCTGGAGAGTATGCTATGATAAAAGCAGCTGCTGAAAAAGGCTGGTTAAATCACGACCAAGTGATGATGGAAACCACCATGGCTTTTAAACGTGCTGGCGCCGATATTATCGCGAGTTACTTTGCTAAAGATGTCGTGAAAATTTTAAACGGTTAA
- a CDS encoding Ig-like domain-containing protein, whose product MKKVIFIFILITSTIVSSCIGEDIRQDEISEELRILNPIESIVVSESYKFNTSFFNNIGEIDNSTTVVWSSSNEAVASIDTSGLLSTLTEGTTIITAQIEDGSSIITETSLPITVTLEPTEMETLPANKSGTIATTSSYRLEGDFTIAEIENTNNILISIADNYTATTSLPGLYVYLSNNPNSINGALELGAVTVFNGAHTYTVSNTNINNYTYILYWCKPFGVKVGEGKINN is encoded by the coding sequence ATGAAAAAGGTAATCTTTATTTTTATTTTAATTACTTCAACCATAGTTTCTAGCTGTATTGGTGAAGACATTAGGCAAGATGAAATTTCTGAAGAACTACGAATTTTAAACCCTATTGAAAGCATCGTTGTTTCTGAAAGTTATAAGTTTAACACCTCTTTTTTTAATAATATTGGTGAAATAGACAACTCTACTACAGTAGTCTGGTCCAGTAGTAACGAAGCCGTAGCAAGTATTGATACTTCAGGTTTATTATCGACTCTTACAGAAGGAACTACTATAATAACCGCTCAAATAGAAGACGGCTCTTCTATTATTACTGAAACATCTCTACCAATTACAGTAACTTTAGAGCCTACCGAAATGGAAACGCTTCCTGCTAATAAAAGTGGGACTATAGCAACCACAAGCAGTTATAGATTAGAGGGCGATTTTACCATAGCCGAAATAGAAAACACAAATAATATTCTAATTTCTATAGCCGATAATTACACGGCTACCACTAGCCTTCCTGGTTTATATGTATACCTAAGCAACAACCCTAATTCCATTAATGGTGCTCTAGAACTTGGTGCAGTAACCGTATTCAATGGCGCTCACACCTACACCGTTAGCAACACCAATATTAACAACTACACTTATATTCTATACTGGTGCAAACCTTTTGGAGTTAAAGTTGGTGAAGGAAAAATAAACAATTAA
- a CDS encoding CNNM domain-containing protein gives MSTLIFWATVSIFFSFLCSILEAVLLSVTPTFINVKKQEGKDYALTLETLKKDVDKPLIAILTLNTIAHTLGAMMVGIQAESLPYKIEFWGINTVGVVSAIMTLLILVASEIIPKTIGAMYWKQLANFTSKALVVLIFPLKWTGILWTLQLTTKLIGGKGHGSVLSREGFLVMADMAHEEGVFQENESKIIKNLLTFREVFAKNVMTPRTVMQAENENTTVEDFFNRNLNLRFSRIPIFSDNPDNITGLVLKDEVFKEMALGNGTKKLSELQRDIIIVDRNLPIPKLFEQLVETRNHMALVVDEYGSVSGLVTMEDVIETLLGLEIMDESDSVSDLQHMARKSWESRAKKLGIFDEPNTEK, from the coding sequence ATGAGCACATTAATTTTCTGGGCAACCGTTTCAATTTTCTTTTCTTTTTTATGTTCTATACTCGAAGCTGTACTGCTTAGTGTAACACCAACCTTTATAAATGTTAAAAAGCAAGAAGGCAAAGATTACGCTTTAACGTTAGAAACTTTAAAGAAAGATGTAGACAAACCACTAATTGCTATTTTAACATTAAACACTATTGCGCATACTTTAGGCGCTATGATGGTGGGGATTCAAGCAGAAAGCTTACCTTATAAAATAGAGTTTTGGGGTATAAATACCGTTGGTGTCGTTTCGGCAATTATGACGTTGCTTATTTTAGTGGCTTCGGAAATTATCCCGAAAACAATTGGTGCCATGTACTGGAAACAATTGGCTAATTTTACATCTAAAGCTTTAGTTGTTTTAATTTTCCCATTAAAATGGACTGGAATTTTATGGACACTTCAACTTACAACTAAACTTATTGGCGGTAAAGGTCATGGTAGTGTTTTAAGTCGTGAAGGCTTTTTAGTTATGGCAGATATGGCACATGAAGAAGGCGTTTTTCAAGAAAACGAAAGTAAAATAATAAAAAACTTACTAACCTTTAGAGAGGTGTTTGCTAAAAACGTAATGACGCCAAGAACGGTTATGCAAGCCGAAAATGAAAATACAACGGTTGAAGATTTTTTTAATAGAAACTTAAATTTACGTTTTTCTAGAATTCCAATTTTTTCTGATAATCCAGATAATATTACTGGTTTAGTTTTAAAAGATGAAGTTTTTAAAGAAATGGCTTTAGGGAATGGTACTAAAAAACTATCAGAACTTCAACGAGATATTATTATTGTAGATAGAAATTTACCAATACCAAAACTATTTGAACAACTTGTTGAAACGAGAAACCACATGGCGTTAGTGGTTGACGAGTATGGATCTGTTAGCGGTCTAGTAACTATGGAAGATGTGATAGAAACACTTTTAGGTTTAGAAATTATGGACGAAAGTGATAGTGTTTCAGATTTGCAGCATATGGCTAGAAAAAGTTGGGAATCACGAGCTAAAAAACTTGGTATTTTTGATGAACCCAATACTGAAAAATAA
- a CDS encoding methylated-DNA--[protein]-cysteine S-methyltransferase, whose product METCIIKSPLGFTKISGDIDGISQVTVLNSEEKETDIIPVELEDCVMQLREYFEGSRTQFNLKLNAQGTDFQQRVWDALEQIPHGKTTSYLELSKKLGDVKAIRAVANANGKNPLWIIVPCHRVIGSNGSLTGYAGGLHRKQWLINHENPYKQQSLF is encoded by the coding sequence ATGGAAACCTGTATCATCAAATCGCCTTTAGGATTCACTAAAATTAGTGGTGATATAGATGGTATTTCTCAAGTTACAGTTTTAAATTCCGAAGAAAAAGAAACCGATATTATCCCCGTAGAATTAGAAGATTGTGTGATGCAACTCCGAGAGTATTTTGAAGGTTCTCGCACACAATTCAACTTAAAACTAAATGCCCAAGGTACCGATTTTCAACAACGAGTATGGGATGCACTGGAACAAATTCCACATGGAAAAACAACATCTTATTTAGAGCTTTCAAAAAAACTTGGTGATGTAAAAGCCATCAGAGCAGTTGCGAACGCAAACGGGAAAAATCCGCTTTGGATCATTGTGCCTTGTCATCGCGTTATTGGTAGTAATGGCAGTTTAACTGGTTATGCCGGTGGATTACACCGCAAACAATGGCTAATAAATCACGAAAACCCATACAAACAACAATCGCTTTTTTAG
- a CDS encoding DUF4442 domain-containing protein, giving the protein MYRTITKIAKRFFTDAQIYKYGFNWSPMYRRSTGRLVTVSEDLMYVKIKIPLSIKNRNYVGTIFGGSLFSATDPIYMIQLMNILGENYVVWDKNASINFKRPAKETVFTEFIFSEEDIHLIKNKVLENGEFNLVKTPNIVDKNGVIIAELSKTIYVADKLFYKEKRKQKENSPS; this is encoded by the coding sequence ATGTATAGAACGATAACAAAGATTGCAAAACGTTTTTTTACAGATGCTCAAATTTATAAATATGGGTTTAACTGGTCTCCTATGTACAGGCGTTCCACGGGTAGGCTAGTTACTGTTTCGGAAGATTTAATGTATGTTAAAATCAAAATCCCGTTAAGTATTAAAAACAGAAACTATGTCGGGACTATTTTTGGTGGTAGTTTATTTTCAGCAACCGATCCCATTTACATGATTCAGCTTATGAATATTTTAGGCGAAAACTATGTAGTTTGGGATAAAAACGCTTCTATAAATTTTAAAAGACCAGCCAAAGAAACAGTTTTTACGGAATTTATTTTTTCCGAAGAAGACATCCATCTTATCAAAAATAAGGTTTTAGAAAACGGTGAATTTAATTTAGTAAAAACACCAAATATTGTAGATAAAAATGGCGTTATTATTGCGGAACTCTCAAAAACTATTTACGTTGCCGATAAATTATTCTATAAAGAAAAACGGAAACAAAAAGAAAATTCACCCTCTTAA
- a CDS encoding serine hydrolase domain-containing protein, translating into MKFLKKFIKWLAIILGLLILTLYITDTDYLIKAVRTVYLKGHTTAYIEDTNQFDNRVIENGTPEPWPNHKNYNAVKETEILNKINAANGTIAYVIIKNDSIWFENYYDGFNENSQTNSFSMAKSYVSGLMGKAIQQGYIKSLNQPVCDFLPEFCDGLAANLKVGDLSSMASGTNWDEKYYSPLSITTRAYFDDDLAKVANSLKVVAEPGKAFKYASGDTQMLAMVIEKATGKKLYDYLTESFWKPLGSENQSLWQVDSDTHDLVKAYCCIASNAKDFARFGKLYKDHGKWHGKQILDSAFVAKSITPRFKASPEYGYGWWMRELNGKHFFMMRGHLGQYVIVEPEDNVIIVRLGHSKGNSNSVGAFTDDISVYITEAYKMLEK; encoded by the coding sequence ATGAAATTCCTTAAGAAATTTATTAAATGGCTTGCCATAATATTAGGCTTGCTTATTCTAACACTCTACATCACAGATACCGATTATCTAATAAAAGCCGTTAGAACTGTATATTTAAAAGGCCATACTACGGCATATATTGAAGATACCAACCAATTTGACAATAGAGTTATTGAAAACGGAACACCAGAACCTTGGCCAAATCACAAAAACTACAATGCCGTAAAAGAAACTGAAATATTAAATAAAATTAATGCGGCCAACGGAACCATCGCGTATGTTATTATAAAAAACGATAGCATTTGGTTCGAAAATTACTACGATGGTTTTAATGAAAACTCCCAAACCAACTCCTTTTCTATGGCAAAAAGTTACGTGTCGGGACTTATGGGTAAAGCTATTCAGCAAGGTTATATTAAAAGTCTAAATCAACCTGTTTGCGATTTTCTTCCAGAATTTTGCGACGGTTTAGCCGCTAATTTAAAAGTAGGTGACTTATCTAGTATGGCATCGGGAACCAATTGGGACGAGAAATACTACTCGCCTTTATCTATTACAACACGTGCTTATTTTGATGATGACTTAGCAAAAGTTGCTAATAGCTTAAAAGTAGTTGCAGAACCTGGAAAAGCTTTTAAATATGCAAGTGGAGACACCCAAATGTTAGCGATGGTTATTGAAAAAGCTACAGGTAAAAAACTTTATGATTATTTAACCGAAAGCTTTTGGAAGCCCTTAGGTAGTGAGAACCAAAGTCTTTGGCAAGTAGATAGTGATACTCACGATTTAGTAAAAGCTTATTGCTGTATAGCCAGTAATGCTAAAGATTTTGCGCGTTTTGGAAAACTTTATAAAGACCACGGAAAATGGCATGGTAAACAAATTTTAGATTCTGCTTTTGTTGCAAAATCTATTACACCACGTTTTAAAGCAAGTCCCGAATACGGATATGGTTGGTGGATGAGAGAACTAAACGGAAAACATTTTTTTATGATGCGTGGTCATTTGGGGCAATACGTTATTGTAGAACCTGAAGACAATGTAATTATAGTCCGCTTAGGACATTCTAAAGGTAACTCAAATAGTGTAGGTGCCTTTACCGACGATATTTCGGTTTACATTACAGAGGCTTATAAAATGCTAGAAAAATGA
- a CDS encoding 3'-5' exonuclease, translated as MIRKLNLENILFLDIETVPETQYFSDLDETKQALWEHKSKYQRKDDETAEEFYDHAGIWAEFGKIVCISVGYFKISDNLRTFRTTSFFGDETKILVDFKNLLNTHFNQAKHLLCGHNGKEFDFPFIARRMIINDIELPEKLNLFGKKPWEVPHLDTLELWKFGDYKTYTSLKLLTSVLGIPSPKDDIDGSEVYRVFYEENEIDRIVTYCEKDTIAVAQIFLRLRGDAILKNDEIIHI; from the coding sequence ATGATAAGAAAACTCAACTTAGAAAACATTTTATTTTTAGATATTGAAACCGTACCGGAAACTCAATATTTTTCAGATTTAGATGAAACGAAACAAGCCCTTTGGGAGCACAAGTCTAAATACCAACGTAAGGACGATGAAACTGCTGAAGAGTTTTACGATCATGCCGGAATTTGGGCCGAGTTTGGCAAAATAGTTTGCATTTCGGTAGGGTATTTTAAAATTTCGGATAATTTACGAACCTTTAGAACCACTTCTTTTTTTGGTGATGAGACTAAGATTCTAGTAGATTTTAAAAATTTATTAAACACTCATTTTAACCAAGCAAAACACTTACTTTGCGGTCATAATGGTAAGGAATTCGATTTTCCATTCATCGCAAGACGAATGATTATAAATGATATTGAATTGCCAGAAAAATTAAACCTTTTCGGTAAAAAACCATGGGAAGTACCACATCTCGACACACTTGAGCTTTGGAAATTTGGCGATTACAAAACCTATACCTCCTTAAAACTATTAACTAGCGTATTAGGTATTCCTTCACCAAAAGATGATATTGATGGCAGCGAGGTCTATCGTGTATTTTACGAAGAAAATGAAATTGACAGGATTGTTACCTATTGTGAGAAAGACACCATTGCCGTGGCTCAAATATTTTTACGCTTACGAGGTGATGCCATTTTAAAAAACGACGAAATTATTCATATTTAA
- a CDS encoding ABC transporter ATP-binding protein, with product MKKNILSVNDLSIAFNGNEVIHNISFNLKENEILGIVGESGSGKSVSSLAILGLLPKKISKITSGSIIYNEEDLTKLSSKAFKSIRGKKIAMIFQEPMSSLNPSMTCGKQVQEILLQHTNLSKKEAENETISLFEKVKLPDVKRTYTKYPHEISGGQKQRVMIAMAIACKPDVLIADEPTTALDVTVQKDIIKLLKELQAETKMSIIFITHDLALISEIANHVLVMFRGNLVEEGLVETIFKNPQHNYTKALINSRPSLDTRLKTLPTIKDFLEDTISTEIVTDEDRKQNHKKIYSKPPILEVINVEKEYFSSGGFFIKATSFKAVNNVSFKLYEGETLGLVGESGCGKSTLGNAILQLDKATAGQIIYKGTDITKLNKAETRKLRKEIQIIFQDPYSSLNPRIPVGEAIMEPMKVHGLFSSTKERKEKVIDILNRVGLSEDYFNRYPHEFSGGQRQRIGIARTIALQPKLIVCDESVSALDISVQAQVLNLLNELKEDFGFTYIFISHDLAVVKYMSDQLLVMNKGQIEELDDADIIYKSPKKDYTKKLIEAIPKGI from the coding sequence ATGAAGAAAAATATTCTTAGCGTTAACGATTTATCGATTGCATTTAATGGCAATGAGGTAATCCATAATATATCTTTCAACCTTAAAGAAAATGAAATTTTAGGTATTGTAGGCGAATCGGGTTCAGGGAAATCCGTATCCTCTTTAGCAATTTTAGGCTTACTTCCGAAGAAGATTTCTAAAATTACTTCCGGAAGTATTATATATAATGAAGAAGATTTAACCAAGCTTTCTTCTAAAGCATTTAAAAGTATTAGAGGAAAAAAAATTGCCATGATTTTCCAGGAACCTATGAGTTCTTTAAATCCATCTATGACTTGCGGAAAGCAAGTACAAGAAATTCTTCTACAGCATACCAATTTATCGAAAAAAGAAGCCGAAAACGAAACAATTTCCTTATTCGAAAAAGTCAAGCTTCCAGACGTTAAGCGTACCTATACAAAATATCCGCACGAAATATCTGGAGGCCAGAAACAGCGTGTTATGATTGCCATGGCTATTGCGTGTAAACCAGACGTTTTAATTGCCGACGAACCTACAACGGCACTCGATGTTACCGTTCAAAAAGATATTATAAAATTACTTAAAGAGCTGCAAGCCGAAACCAAAATGAGTATTATTTTCATTACTCACGATTTGGCATTAATTTCTGAAATTGCTAATCATGTTTTAGTTATGTTTAGAGGTAATTTAGTTGAAGAAGGCCTTGTGGAAACCATTTTTAAAAACCCGCAGCATAATTACACCAAGGCACTCATTAATTCTAGACCCTCGCTTGATACCAGATTAAAGACCTTGCCAACTATTAAAGATTTTTTGGAAGATACCATATCTACCGAGATTGTAACCGATGAAGATCGAAAACAAAACCACAAAAAGATCTATAGCAAACCTCCAATACTAGAAGTTATAAACGTTGAAAAAGAATACTTCTCTAGTGGTGGCTTTTTTATAAAAGCAACCTCGTTCAAAGCTGTAAATAATGTGAGTTTTAAATTATATGAAGGTGAAACTTTAGGTTTAGTAGGTGAATCTGGCTGTGGAAAATCGACACTTGGTAACGCCATTCTTCAATTAGATAAAGCAACTGCTGGCCAAATAATATATAAAGGTACAGATATTACAAAATTAAATAAAGCAGAAACACGAAAACTAAGAAAAGAAATTCAAATTATTTTTCAAGACCCGTATTCATCTTTAAACCCAAGAATTCCGGTTGGAGAAGCCATTATGGAACCAATGAAAGTTCACGGACTATTCAGCTCTACTAAAGAAAGAAAAGAAAAAGTAATTGATATTTTAAACCGCGTTGGTTTATCTGAAGATTATTTTAATCGTTATCCTCACGAGTTTTCTGGTGGACAAAGACAACGTATTGGTATTGCACGTACTATTGCATTGCAACCTAAGTTAATTGTATGTGATGAATCTGTTTCTGCACTAGATATTTCGGTGCAAGCGCAAGTTTTAAATTTACTAAATGAATTAAAAGAAGATTTTGGCTTTACTTATATATTTATTTCACACGATTTAGCCGTTGTAAAATATATGAGTGACCAATTACTAGTCATGAATAAAGGACAAATTGAGGAATTAGACGATGCAGATATTATTTACAAATCGCCGAAAAAGGATTATACTAAAAAACTAATAGAAGCTATTCCAAAAGGAATTTAA
- a CDS encoding 3-oxoacid CoA-transferase subunit B translates to MLDKIGIAKRIAKEVQDGYYVNLGIGIPTLVANYVRDDIEVEFQSENGVLGMGPFPFEGEEDADVINAGKQTITTLPGASFFDSALSFSMIRGQHVDLTILGAMEVSEDGDIANWKIPGRMVKGMGGAMDLVASAENIIVAMMHTNKNGESKLLKKCALPLTGVGCVKKIITNLAVIEITEKGFKLLERAPGVSVDEIKNATEGTLIVEGEIPEMQF, encoded by the coding sequence ATGTTAGATAAAATAGGTATAGCAAAGCGTATAGCGAAAGAGGTTCAAGATGGTTATTACGTTAATTTAGGAATTGGTATTCCTACTTTGGTAGCAAATTATGTTCGAGATGATATTGAAGTGGAGTTCCAAAGTGAAAACGGCGTGTTAGGCATGGGGCCTTTCCCTTTTGAAGGTGAAGAAGATGCTGATGTTATTAATGCGGGAAAACAGACGATAACGACGTTACCTGGTGCTAGTTTTTTCGATTCTGCTTTAAGCTTCTCTATGATTCGCGGGCAACATGTTGATTTAACTATTTTAGGAGCCATGGAAGTATCTGAAGATGGGGATATAGCAAATTGGAAAATACCAGGACGCATGGTTAAAGGTATGGGAGGTGCTATGGATTTAGTAGCGAGTGCCGAAAATATTATTGTGGCTATGATGCACACAAATAAGAACGGAGAGTCTAAACTCTTGAAAAAATGTGCTTTACCATTAACAGGTGTTGGTTGTGTAAAAAAAATTATAACGAATCTCGCTGTAATTGAAATCACTGAAAAAGGTTTTAAACTTTTAGAGCGTGCGCCTGGAGTTTCTGTAGATGAAATAAAAAACGCAACAGAGGGGACATTAATCGTTGAAGGTGAGATTCCAGAAATGCAATTTTAA